One Larus michahellis chromosome 20, bLarMic1.1, whole genome shotgun sequence genomic window carries:
- the GNRH1 gene encoding progonadoliberin-1, translated as MEKFRKIFVSILLFVMSVEICSGQHWSYGLQPGGKRNAENPVESFQEIANEMEKSGEAQRTECPGSEQHSRLGELMEAMESLMEGEARRKKI; from the exons ATGGAGAAGTTCAGGAAGATCTTTGTCAGCATCCTCCTGTTTGTCATGTCTGTGGAAATCTGCTCGGGTCAACACTGGTCTTACGGCctgcagccaggaggaaaaaggaacGCCGAGAACCCGGTAGAATCATTTCAAGAG ATTGCAAACGAAATGGAGAAGTCAGGGGAAGCGCAGAGGACTGAATGCCCAGGCTCGGAGCAGCACTCCAGGCTCGGTGAGCTGATGGAAGCCATG GAAAGTCTGATGGAAGGAGAAGCTAGACGCAAGAAGATTTAA
- the KCTD9 gene encoding BTB/POZ domain-containing protein KCTD9 isoform X3, whose translation MGRDDDVLFVCEGEPFIDPQTDGRPHEELTGSHTDWLTLNVGGRYFTTTRSTLVNKEPDSMLAHMFKDKDAWGNKQDHRGAFLIDRSPEYFEPILNYLRHGQLIVNDGINLLGVLEEARFFGIDSLIEHLEIAIKNSQPAEDHSPISRKEFVRFLLATPTKSELRCQGLNFSGADLSRLDLRYINFKMANLSRCNLAHANLCCANLERADLSGSVLDCANLQGVKMLCSNAEGASLKGCNFEDPSGLKANLEGANLKGVDMEGSQMTGINLRVATLKNAKLKNCNLRGATLAGTDLENCDLSGCDLQEANLRGSNVKGAIFEEMLTPLHMSQSVR comes from the exons ATGGGAAG GGATGAtgatgttttgtttgtctgtgaAGGGGAACCATTCATTG ATCCTCAGACTGATGGGAGACCTCATGAAGAACTAACAGGGTCACACACAGATTGGTTAACGCTCAATGTTGGAGGCCGATACTTCACCACTACACG GAGCACTTTGGTTAATAAAGAACCTGACAGTATGTTGGCCCACATGTTTAAAGATAAAG ATGCTTGGGGAAATAAGCAAGATCATAGAGGAGCATTCCTAATTGACCGCAGTCCAGAGTATTTTGAGCCAATTTTGAACTATTTGCGTCACGGACAGCTCATTGTAAATGATGGCATTAATTTGCTAG GTGTTTTGGAAGAGGCCAGGTTTTTTGGTATCGATTCACTAATTGAACATCTAGAAATAGCTATTAAG AATTCACAGCCAGCTGAGGATCATTCTCCTATATCTCGAAAGGAGTTTGTCCGATTCCTACTGGCAACCCCAACCAAGTCTGAGCTGCGATGTCAG ggtCTCAATTTCAGTGGAGCGGATCTTTCACGTCTAGATCTTCGATACATAAACTTCAAGATGGCTAACCTGAGCCGCTGCAACCTGGCACACGCCAACCTGTGCTGCGCAAATCTTGAAAGAGCCGACCTCTCTGGATCGGTGCTTGAC TGCGCAAACCTTCAAGGCGTAAAGATGCTGTGCTCCAACGCAGAAGGAGCATCTCTAAAAGGGTGCAATTTTGAAGATCCATCAGGCCTTAAAGCTAATTTGGAAG GTGCTAACCTGAAAGGTGTTGACATGGAAGGCAGTCAAATGACAGGAATTAATCTAAGAGTCGCAACGCTGAAGAACGCAAAACTAAAAAACTGTAATCTTAGAGGAGCAACTTTGGCAGGAACTGATTTGGAA AATTGTGATCTATCAGGTTGTGATCTACAAGAAGCTAACTTGAGGGGATCTAATGTAAAAGGAGCTATCTTTGAAGAGATGCTGACACCTTTGCACATGTCTCAGAGCGTCAGATAG
- the KCTD9 gene encoding BTB/POZ domain-containing protein KCTD9 isoform X1 → MRRVTLFVNGSPRNGKVVAVYGTLSDLLSVASNKLGIKATSVYNGKGGLIDDIALIRDDDVLFVCEGEPFIDPQTDGRPHEELTGSHTDWLTLNVGGRYFTTTRSTLVNKEPDSMLAHMFKDKDAWGNKQDHRGAFLIDRSPEYFEPILNYLRHGQLIVNDGINLLGVLEEARFFGIDSLIEHLEIAIKNSQPAEDHSPISRKEFVRFLLATPTKSELRCQGLNFSGADLSRLDLRYINFKMANLSRCNLAHANLCCANLERADLSGSVLDCANLQGVKMLCSNAEGASLKGCNFEDPSGLKANLEGANLKGVDMEGSQMTGINLRVATLKNAKLKNCNLRGATLAGTDLENCDLSGCDLQEANLRGSNVKGAIFEEMLTPLHMSQSVR, encoded by the exons atGAGGCGGGTCACGCTGTTCGTTAACGGCAGCCCCCGGAATGGGAAG GTTGTGGCTGTGTACGGGACTTTATCAGATTTGCTGTCTGTGGCTAGTAATAAGCTTGGAATAAAAGCAACCAGTGTTTACAATGGAAAAGGTGGACTCATTGATGATATCGCTTTGATTAG GGATGAtgatgttttgtttgtctgtgaAGGGGAACCATTCATTG ATCCTCAGACTGATGGGAGACCTCATGAAGAACTAACAGGGTCACACACAGATTGGTTAACGCTCAATGTTGGAGGCCGATACTTCACCACTACACG GAGCACTTTGGTTAATAAAGAACCTGACAGTATGTTGGCCCACATGTTTAAAGATAAAG ATGCTTGGGGAAATAAGCAAGATCATAGAGGAGCATTCCTAATTGACCGCAGTCCAGAGTATTTTGAGCCAATTTTGAACTATTTGCGTCACGGACAGCTCATTGTAAATGATGGCATTAATTTGCTAG GTGTTTTGGAAGAGGCCAGGTTTTTTGGTATCGATTCACTAATTGAACATCTAGAAATAGCTATTAAG AATTCACAGCCAGCTGAGGATCATTCTCCTATATCTCGAAAGGAGTTTGTCCGATTCCTACTGGCAACCCCAACCAAGTCTGAGCTGCGATGTCAG ggtCTCAATTTCAGTGGAGCGGATCTTTCACGTCTAGATCTTCGATACATAAACTTCAAGATGGCTAACCTGAGCCGCTGCAACCTGGCACACGCCAACCTGTGCTGCGCAAATCTTGAAAGAGCCGACCTCTCTGGATCGGTGCTTGAC TGCGCAAACCTTCAAGGCGTAAAGATGCTGTGCTCCAACGCAGAAGGAGCATCTCTAAAAGGGTGCAATTTTGAAGATCCATCAGGCCTTAAAGCTAATTTGGAAG GTGCTAACCTGAAAGGTGTTGACATGGAAGGCAGTCAAATGACAGGAATTAATCTAAGAGTCGCAACGCTGAAGAACGCAAAACTAAAAAACTGTAATCTTAGAGGAGCAACTTTGGCAGGAACTGATTTGGAA AATTGTGATCTATCAGGTTGTGATCTACAAGAAGCTAACTTGAGGGGATCTAATGTAAAAGGAGCTATCTTTGAAGAGATGCTGACACCTTTGCACATGTCTCAGAGCGTCAGATAG
- the KCTD9 gene encoding BTB/POZ domain-containing protein KCTD9 isoform X2, whose translation MRRVTLFVNGSPRNGKVVAVYGTLSDLLSVASNKLGIKATSVYNGKGGLIDDIALIRDDDVLFVCEGEPFIDPQTDGRPHEELTGSHTDWLTLNVGGRYFTTTRSTLVNKEPDSMLAHMFKDKGVLEEARFFGIDSLIEHLEIAIKNSQPAEDHSPISRKEFVRFLLATPTKSELRCQGLNFSGADLSRLDLRYINFKMANLSRCNLAHANLCCANLERADLSGSVLDCANLQGVKMLCSNAEGASLKGCNFEDPSGLKANLEGANLKGVDMEGSQMTGINLRVATLKNAKLKNCNLRGATLAGTDLENCDLSGCDLQEANLRGSNVKGAIFEEMLTPLHMSQSVR comes from the exons atGAGGCGGGTCACGCTGTTCGTTAACGGCAGCCCCCGGAATGGGAAG GTTGTGGCTGTGTACGGGACTTTATCAGATTTGCTGTCTGTGGCTAGTAATAAGCTTGGAATAAAAGCAACCAGTGTTTACAATGGAAAAGGTGGACTCATTGATGATATCGCTTTGATTAG GGATGAtgatgttttgtttgtctgtgaAGGGGAACCATTCATTG ATCCTCAGACTGATGGGAGACCTCATGAAGAACTAACAGGGTCACACACAGATTGGTTAACGCTCAATGTTGGAGGCCGATACTTCACCACTACACG GAGCACTTTGGTTAATAAAGAACCTGACAGTATGTTGGCCCACATGTTTAAAGATAAAG GTGTTTTGGAAGAGGCCAGGTTTTTTGGTATCGATTCACTAATTGAACATCTAGAAATAGCTATTAAG AATTCACAGCCAGCTGAGGATCATTCTCCTATATCTCGAAAGGAGTTTGTCCGATTCCTACTGGCAACCCCAACCAAGTCTGAGCTGCGATGTCAG ggtCTCAATTTCAGTGGAGCGGATCTTTCACGTCTAGATCTTCGATACATAAACTTCAAGATGGCTAACCTGAGCCGCTGCAACCTGGCACACGCCAACCTGTGCTGCGCAAATCTTGAAAGAGCCGACCTCTCTGGATCGGTGCTTGAC TGCGCAAACCTTCAAGGCGTAAAGATGCTGTGCTCCAACGCAGAAGGAGCATCTCTAAAAGGGTGCAATTTTGAAGATCCATCAGGCCTTAAAGCTAATTTGGAAG GTGCTAACCTGAAAGGTGTTGACATGGAAGGCAGTCAAATGACAGGAATTAATCTAAGAGTCGCAACGCTGAAGAACGCAAAACTAAAAAACTGTAATCTTAGAGGAGCAACTTTGGCAGGAACTGATTTGGAA AATTGTGATCTATCAGGTTGTGATCTACAAGAAGCTAACTTGAGGGGATCTAATGTAAAAGGAGCTATCTTTGAAGAGATGCTGACACCTTTGCACATGTCTCAGAGCGTCAGATAG